A DNA window from Camelina sativa cultivar DH55 chromosome 13, Cs, whole genome shotgun sequence contains the following coding sequences:
- the LOC104736273 gene encoding arogenate dehydratase 5, chloroplastic-like — translation MQTISPVFSCDLKSVIQPNLTAKNARFSHVHGKRVSVRCGYRSESFSFPNGVGSSRADWQSSCAILASKVVSAENSSSIADQVAVVNGHINGSVDLSIVPSKNGKPGLVQPLTITDLSPAPSHGSTLRVAYQGVPGAYSEAAAGKAYPNSEAIPCDQFDVAFQAVELWIADRAVLPVENSLGGSIHRNYDLLLRHRLHIVGEVQIPVHHCLLALPGVRTDCITRVISHPQALAQTEGSLNKLTPRAAIEAFHDTAAAAEYIAANDLHDTAAVASARAAELYGLNILADGIQDDAGNVTRFLMLARDPIIPRTDRPFKTSIVFAAQEHKGTSVLFKVLSAFAFRNISLTKIESRPHHNCPVRVVGDENVGTSKHFEYTFYVDFEASMAEARAQNALSEVQEYTSFLRVLGSYPMDMTPWSTLPPPSQDV, via the coding sequence ATGCAAACCATTTCGCCTGTGTTCTCGTGCGATCTCAAATCCGTTATTCAACCGAATCTAACGGCTAAGAACGCGCGTTTCTCTCACGTACATGGAAAGCGCGTGTCTGTTCGTTGCGGTTACAGGTCTGAGTCGTTTAGCTTCCCTAACGGTGTTGGCTCGAGTCGAGCTGATTGGCAAAGCTCATGCGCCATCTTAGCCAGCAAAGTAGTCTCGGCTGAGAATTCAAGCTCCATCGCCGATCAAGTCGCCGTCGTTAACGGACACATTAACGGCTCCGTCGATCTAAGCATCGTTCCGTCGAAAAACGGGAAGCCTGGATTGGTTCAGCCGTTAACGATTACGGATCTGTCTCCGGCGCCGTCTCACGGATCTACTCTCCGTGTAGCGTATCAAGGAGTTCCCGGCGCGTATTCCGAAGCGGCCGCCGGAAAAGCTTACCCGAACTCTGAAGCTATCCCGTGTGATCAGTTCGACGTCGCGTTTCAGGCGGTGGAGCTTTGGATCGCCGATCGTGCTGTTCTACCTGTTGAGAACTCTCTCGGTGGTTCGATTCATAGAAATTACGATCTCCTCCTCCGTCACCGTCTCCACATTGTCGGAGAAGTTCAGATCCCGGTTCACCACTGTCTCCTCGCTCTCCCCGGAGTCCGCACGGATTGCATCACGAGAGTGATTTCTCATCCTCAAGCTCTGGCTCAGACGGAAGGATCGCTCAACAAACTCACCCCAAGAGCCGCGATCGAAGCGTTTCACGACACAGCCGCGGCGGCGGAATACATCGCGGCGAACGACCTCCACGACACGGCGGCTGTAGCGAGCGCAAGAGCGGCTGAGCTATACGGACTCAATATTCTCGCCGACGGGATCCAAGACGACGCAGGGAACGTCACGCGCTTCCTTATGCTGGCGCGTGACCCGATCATCCCCCGTACTGATCGTCCGTTCAAAACGAGCATCGTTTTCGCGGCTCAGGAACACAAAGGAACTAGCGTTCTCTTCAAAGTGCTTTCCGCGTTCGCGTTTCGAAACATCAGCCTCACGAAAATCGAGTCGCGGCCGCATCATAACTGCCCGGTCAGAGTCGTCGGCGACGAGAACGTCGGGACCTCGAAGCATTTCGAGTACACGTTCTACGTGGATTTTGAAGCGAGTATGGCGGAGGCGCGTGCGCAAAACGCGTTATCGGAGGTGCAGGAGTACACGTCATTCCTCAGGGTGCTGGGAAGTTACCCAATGGATATGACGCCATGGTCCACGTTACCACCACCTAGCCAAGACGTATGA